The Bernardetia sp. ABR2-2B DNA window TTCGTGCGAAGTAGGTTGTTTTGCATCTCTACCACTTGTTACCAAATCTAATGAATAAGTAATTCTAAGGTCTTTGTTTTCCAACATATTTACACCTAAAATAAAAATTCCTGCATCAAGGGCATTAGAAGCTCTAGCTGAAAGACCTCCAAAGTAGGTTTCGTTATAATTCAACAAAACACTTCCTTCATACGACAATGCACCTGAAGTAAATTTCAAAATTGCTGAAGGTTGTAGCATAAGAGATGGTGAAATATCAAAACTGCTTCCACCCATCAAATAAACATGAGGTTGTAGAGAAGTTATATTAATTCCTGTACTGTAATCAAATGTTGATTGTAACAAATGATTTGTACTTACTCCAACATAATAACCTTTGACAGATTGATAATATAAACCTACTGCCAAATCGGGTTGAAATTGATTTTCTACTCCTGTACTTGGAATATTTGGATCGTTTTCTTGATTCGGGCGATACTGACTAAAATCAATTCTTTGATTGTACATTCCCCCACGTAATCCAAAAGAAATACGGTCTTTATTTTTTAGATTGAAATGATAGGCATAAGAAATTTGTACTTCCGTGCTACTCAAAGGACCAATTCTATCATTAGCGAAATGAAGTCCTACACCACTATTAATACTGTTGAGAGGCATACTGACAAAGCCAACTTGTGAGCTAGGCGCACCACCATCATCGAAGGTAGGAGAATAATTTATCCATTGACTTCTATGAAAAACTCCCATCGTTGTATAACTAGCATCACTTCCTGCTGTTGCTGGATTGAAGTAAAGAGAGTTAAACATGTATTGACTAAACTGAGCATCTTGTTGAGCCAAAATAGTATTACTAATAAAGAATATAGCACAAAAGAAAGTCAGATTAAAAAATGAGCTACAAAGACTAGAAGAAAAATATTTTTTCATGATTCAATGACATTATTTTTAGGATAAACTAGATAAACTCTATGGAACAATTACGACTTGCTAAAGCAGCGAAGCTAATTAAAAATTACGAATTAAAATTGCTAACTATCAGTTGATTATAAATTTAAAAACAGTAAATTATTTAATTTCTATTCCCATATTAAATTGTATTACAAGTATTCAGAAGTTTTTTTATAGAAATATGTTATTGTATTTTTCTATATTTTTTATTCGATTTTATTTTTATTCTGTTTTAGAGCAACTATAAAATTGATATGCTAAGTTAGTAAACTTTTGAAAAAATAAACTCAAAGTACAAACAAATCCATAAAAAAATCCACTCTTTAACAATTAACTTGTTTAAAAAGTGGATTTGAGAGCAAGGTTTATGAAAATATCTTGATTTTATTTTATACTCTTCTATTTAAATGACTTTATGAAAACTTAGAACTCTTTAGGCATTACTACTGCTAAGATAAGATAAATAAGGATGGGCGAACCTACTCCAAAAAATGTAAAAAGAACAAATGCTATACGAATTAAATTGCTATCCCAGCCAAAAGCTTCTGCAATCCCTCCACAAACACCTGCCAAAACTGAATCATAAGTAGATTTTATAAGTTTCATAAGTAAGATTATTTTGATAGTGAGTAATTGATTTATGAAGTTTGTAAATTAAACAGACTTGTATATTTAATCAACGAGTAAAAATCTTGTAAGGTTACAAAAAAAATAAATCTCTTTATATCATAGGATGCAAATGACTATACCAAGATGAATAAATACCGTTTGGAGAAGTTAGAACTATTTGAGAAACCATCTGATTTATTGTTTATTTTAATTATACTCTTAGCCCTAAAATAGTCATATCATCTCGCTGAGTTTCTTTATCTTTGAAGGTTTCAAATTCTTTCGTAAGTTCTAATTTTTGGGTTGCAAATGGATGTTCTTTTATTTGTTCTAAAAACTGTGTCAGTTTTTGGGTTCCGTATTTTACTCTGTCTGAATTATTTTGGTCTGCAAATCCGTCTGTTGTCAAGTAGAGTGTATCATTCGTTTGTAGATGAATAGTATGTGTTATAAACTGATGATTTTCTTGCTTTTGCTTTCCTCCTATGCTTCTATTATTACCTTTTATTTTCAAAAATTCTCCATCTTGTACGTAATAAAGAGGGCGATGCGCTCCTGCAAAAGTTACTTTTTTTCCCAAATCTGTATTTTCAATAGCACAAATAGCGACCTCCATTCCATCGTCATTTTTACCTTCATTTTGCTTTAAGGCATGTTGAATTTCCAAATGCAAGACCTCTAAAATCATAGCAGGGTCATAGATTTTGCTTTGTCCCACAATTTTATTGAGAAGTGTTTGTCCAATCATAGACATAAATGCCCCCGGTACGCCATGTCCTGTACAATCTACCACAGCAACAAATGTCTTTCTTTTTTTACGATATACCCAGTAAAAATCTCCTGAAACTACCTTTTGAGGTCTGTAAATAACAAAGCTATCCAAAAAATACTCATTTAGTTCGACTTCAGTAGGTAAAACAGCATCCTGAATTTGACGAGCATAACGAATAGAATCCATTATTTGTAATTGTGAACGTTCAATTTCCTGTGTTTTTTCTTGTGTTTCATTCAAACTACTTTGTATTTTGTCTAGCATCAGACCAAAATCTTTTGAAAGCCAACCTATTTCATCACTTGTAATAATAGGGTTTATTTTAAACTCTTCTGAAAAATCATTTTTTATTACTTTATGAATAGAATCTGAAAGCTGCTGAACAGGAAAACTAAGTTTTTTACTAATCAGATAACTTACTATCATTCCCAAAATAAAACATAAAACTATGACTGCTCCTAGCGTATATTTTATTCTATATGTAATTTCTTGTGCTTGGCGTTTGCCTTCTTTATTTATCTGACCAATAATATCAGCAATTTGATAGGCTTTTTGTTGCGTTTGATAACGCATTCCTTCATGAACATTTAGTCCAATTTGTTTTTCATAATCTACCATGTCCAAAAAAGCATATTGATACTTTCGAAGTAAGTCTAACATTTCATTTTGGTATTTTTTATCTTTTACTGTTTCTCTAATATCTGCACGAAGTTCTTGCACAGCAAGAGAAAGTTTATCGATATACTCTTCTTCTTTACGAATCATAAAATCTTTTTCATGTCTTCTAATCATCAATAGCTTTTCTTTTCCGAAAGGTAAATTAGAATTTTCTATTTCATGAATAAACTTACGCATCTGTCCTATTTTACCAAAGTCTTTGTATCCTTTTCGTTGCGTAATCAAAACTAATCGCTCAAAAAGAACTTCATATTCTCCCACTGCTTGGTTTAATTTGAATAGCTTTTTATCAATATCTTCATTTCGTAACTCCTTTCTATTTTTTAAAGCTATTAAGCTATGTTGGATAGTATATAATTTTTGTTTCCTACTATCCAAATATTCACTTTCTCCTGTTTTAAAAAAAGTAGTATTGATGGTTTCATACGTAAAAAAATCTTTTTCTATCCCACTAAGAGTCTGAATATCAATATGAAGTTCTGTAAGTAAGTCGGTAATATATTCTATGCGTTCACGTTTTTCATAAAACATAAAAATAGCACCAATGATAAGTGCCGTCAGTAGCAAATAAATACTGAAATAGAGTTGTAACTTGTTTTTGATTCCTCTAAATTTCTTATTAGACTGACTAGAAGTAGTAAAAATTTGATTCATTTCCTTTAAAGTTGTAATTATAATATGGTCTGGTAATTATTGCCTTATTAGGTTTTATTTCTTGACTACAAAATTACAAGGAAGGCACTCAAAAAACTCACAAAAAAGATTGCTAAATAATTACAGTTCTATCAATGAATAAAAAAGGAAGTAAATTAACTCTGAACCGAAACCTTAAAATTAAAATATTAAAATAATTAATATAACTTTTTATACTAAAAAAAGACTAGATTACTTTTGATTGAAAGTTTAGTAAATAAACTGTTACACACAAAAACCCTAAAGTCATAATTGATTTTAGGGTTTTGTCTAAGAAATTAAGAAAAAGATTATAATACTTTATTAATTCTTCTTCTCATCTGCTTTAATATCACGTTCTAATTCTGCCATAAAAACAGCATCTACAGATTCTTCTACCGTCGGAACGATATTAAGAACGCTATCTAGTTTTGAGATTGTCATGAGTTTCATTACATGGTCGCTGACAGCAGCAAGAGCCAAATAACCATTGATTTGTTCTGAAAGACGTTTAGCTACCAAAATAGAACTAAGTCCTGAGGAATCTACATACTTGATGTCGCTCATATCAAAAATAAGATTGACCATTCCAGACTGGTATAAAGTAAAAAATTCAGTCTTGAGTTTTGGTGCAACTGAAGAGTCTAGTTTTTCTTCTTGCAGCTTGAATACAGTATATTTTTCTTGTTTGTTGAGTGTAAATTGCATAGTATGTTTTTATAGGTTGAAATAGGGAGTAGGAATCAAAAAAATAACTTTGAAATAATTTTAAGTAAAATACAAAATAGTTTACTGAAATCATAAAAATAAAATCGTCAGCTTATTTGCCTAGCAAGTTACAAAAAAACCTCAAAATAGCTGTATTGTTTAAACTCCTTTTTAGTAGATAGGTTTTATTTCAAATTTATTGAGTTAGAGTTTGTAAAAGTTGTAGATAAGTCTTAATTTTGCACTCTTTACAAGTTCTGTTACAGAATTAGTAAAAAAGAAATCAATTCAAAAAATCGTAGGTTCTGTTTGTGTAACACCAAGAATCAAACGAATAATCAAGAAAAATATAAGCTCAATTATTATAATCGTAATTCGTATATAATTGATTTTTAATTTTTCATCAGGCTTTTATTTTATTCCTCTCATAAACTAAAAGCTCTGTAATTTAATAAACGGATTGCTCTATTTTTATTAAATTTAGGATTGAAATTAGATTTTTTCCATCGTATTAGTTGTATTTACTAATACAGTAATACATAAAAAATTCTTTTTAATCAGATGTTTTTTGATTGTAAAAGATTAAAATTCAATTAAAAACTCATCAAAAATAGTTTAACACTAAATGGCAAATCATAAATCAGCCCTCAAGCGTATTCGTTCGAATGAAGCTAAACGTCTTCGTAACCGTTACCAATTAAAAACGACTCGTACTTTTATGAAGCGTTTGAAAGCAACTACTGATGCAGCAGAAGCAAAAGAATTACTTCCTAAAGTAATCTCTATGGTAGATAAGTTAGCAAAAAATAATATCATCCATGATAGAAATGCAGCTAATAAAAAATCTAAATTGATGAAATATGTAAACAATCTTTCTGCATAAGTTGTAGTAAAAACGTATTATTTCATTAATAAAAAGGCAACTTTATTTTTAAAGTTGCCTTTTTCTGTTTTAATTCAAAAAATCCTCAACGACGGCTTTAGCCTCGTTGACGGTTGATAAAAAACCGTCAAAAATGTCTATCAAAAATCTCAATCTTACCGAATTAGAAAAAAAATGCCAAGAATTGCGTCGTTTTATCATCGAACACGTAGCCGAGCATGGTGGACATTTGGGCGCAACTTTGGGAGTTATTGAACTAACTGTTGCACTTCACAAAGCCTTTACTTTCTTGGGAACAGAGCAGTCTGATAAACTTATTTGGGATGTGGGGCATCAGGCCTACGCACACAAAATTTTGACAGACAGAAAAAAGAATTTTCATACGATAAGAAAACTAAACGGACTTTCAGGTTTTCCATCTATCAAAGAAAGTAAATTTGATGACTTCGGAACAGGACATTCTTCTACTTCTATTTCTGCTATTTTGGGAATGGCTGTGGCTGCTAGTTTTTCAGATGAAGAAAAAATCAAAAGTCGTTGGCATATTGCTGTTATCGGAGACGGTGCTTTTACGGCTGGTTTGCCTTTTGAAGCCTTAAATAATTTACAGAATAATTCAGAAAATGGAATAAAACCCAATATTCTCATCATTTTGAACGACAATGGAATGTCTATCGATGAAAATGTAGGAACACTTAAAAACCACTTTCAGCAGCTTTCGAAACAAAAATGGAAAAAAAATACATCAGAAAAAGAACTAGAAAGTGATTTTACAATTCCTTCAGTTTTTGAATTTTTTGGTGGATATTTTCACGGTTCTGTTGATGGGCATAATTTGGAAACATTGCTTGATTTTTTTGAGGAATTAAAGCAAAATACAAAGCAGAATTTATATCAAAATAATGTTCACTTTCTGCATATAAAAACAATCAAAGGAAAGGGAATCATTGAAAACTCAGATATAGCATTAGAATCAAAATATAATTCGTGGCACGCACCAGCCAAATTTGAAGCTAAAACAGGGGAGCTTATACCAGCAGCACCTCAAAAAAACAAAAAGCAATTTCTCAAATTTCAAGAAATTTTTGGTAAAACATTGATTCAATTAGTAAAGAAAAATGACAAAATTGTTGCTATTACTCCTGCTATGGCTTCTGGAAGTTCGCTTTTAGAAATGCAGCAATTATTTCCTCAAAGAGTTTTTGATGTAGGAATTGCAGAGCAACATGCTGTTACGTTTTCAGCAGGTTTGGCTACTCAAAAATTACTTCCTTTTTGTATAATTTATTCTACTTTTTTGCAGCGAAGTTACGACCAAATTATCCACGATGTTTGTGTACAAGAACTCAAAGTAATTTTTTGTATTGACCGTGCAGGGCTTGTAGGAAATGACGGCGCAACCCATCAAGGCGTTTATGATATTGCTTATCTTCGTCCGATTCCAAATCTTATTTTGGCTGCTCCGATGAACGAGATAGAGTTTCAGAATATGCTTTTTTCGACACAATTAGAAAAAAACAAAACCTCTTTTGCCATTCGTTATCCTCGTGGAGAAGGTTTTATCTTGGAGAAAAAAAACGATTTAGAATATAATTTTGAAGAAATAAAAATAGGTAAAGCAAGAACAATAAAAGAGGCAACTAAAGAAACTCAACTCGTAATTTTATCTTATGGAATTGTGGGGAATTTTGCCAAAGAAGCCATAGAATTAGTAGAAAAAGAAGATAATTATAAAGGTAAAGTAGCTCACTATGATATGCGTTTTTGTAAGCCTTTAGATTCAGAAACTCTACATCAAATCTTGAGTTTTGAGAATATAAAAAGTATCATCACGATAGAAGATGGAAGTAAAATTGGAGGTTTTGGAAGTGCTGTCTTAGAGTTTTTGAGTGAGAATGGTTATCTAAAATATATTGATACAATAGAGACTTTGGGTGTGCCAGACCAAGTAATCCCCCACGCTACACAGCAAGAACAATATGATTTCTGTAAAATTAATACAAAAAGTATTTCTCAAGCCATAGAAAAGATTATTTGGTAGACTAAATAGTGAAAAACGATTAAATATTGCTTTTTACCGAAAATCCCAAATTTACACCCATAAAATCGCTATATTCCTCGTAACCCAGTAACAAATTATCACGTTGATTTGACTGTTGAGTAAATACTTCATCTAAGACTTCTTAAAAGCAAAATTATTCCTATTTCATGAAATTTTTTTTCAAAAAAGGAAACTTACCTGTCATTTGTCATATTTTTATCTACATCTATTATGTAGTTTGCAAGTATATTGGGTAGGTATTCATATTTTGATATGAGATTATATTAGAATTTAGATAAAGATTTTATTCACACAAGATAATTTGATTACACTTCAATACAATTCAGGAAAATAATACACATAAAAAATAAACTACTTTATTATGACTACCGAAAAAAAACTAGAAAACTGCCAAAATCAGCTCCAATCTTTAGTTGATGCCCTTGATCGTAGTGCTATTATTTCCATTGCTGATAAAAAAGGTCTCATAACAAAGGTAAACGAAGCCTTTTGTGAAGTTTCAAAGTATAAAGAAGAAGAATTATTAGGAAAAGATCATAAAATTGTAAACTCTGGACACCACCCAAAAGAGTTTTGGAAAGAGATGTGGAGAGATATTTCCAGAGGTAAAACTTGGCGTGCCGAAGTAAAAAATAAAGCCAAAGATGGTTCGTATTATTGGGTAGATACAGTTATCAATCCGATGTTTGATGATAATAAAAAAATCACAAGTTATTTATCTATTCGTTATTTAATCACAGAAAAAAAGGAACAAGAACTTGAAGTCAAGCAACAGCATGAAGAACTAAAGACCATCCAAGAGAAAATGGATAATAGCAATCAACAAGTTTTTGCTATCACAGAAGCTTTAGATAGAAGTGCTATTATTTCCATTGCTGATAAAAAAGGTCTTATAACAAAAGTAAATGAAGAGTTTTGTAATGTTTCTAAATACAAAGAAGAAGAATTATTAGGAAAAGACCACAAAATTGTAAACTCTGGACACCATCCAAAAGAGTTTTGGAAAGAGATGTGGAGAGATATTTCTAGAGGCAAAATGTGGCGTGCCGAAGTAAAAAATAAAGCTAAAGATGGGTCTTATTATTGGGTAGATACAGTTATAAATCCGATGCTGGGAAGTGATGGAAAAATAGAAAGTTATTTATCTATTCGTTATTTAATTACTGACCGAAAAGAGAAAGAATTTGAGGTTCAGCAACAGCACGAAGAGCTACAAGCAACTGAAGAAGAGCTACGTCAAAACTTAGAAGAGCTACAAGCTATTCAAGAACAAATGGAGCAAAGCAACCAACAAGTTTTTGCTATCACAGAAGCTCTTGATAGAAGTGCTATTATTTCCATTGCTGATAAAAAAGGTCTCATAACAAAGGTAAACGAAGCCTTTTGTGAAGTTTCAAAGTATAAAGAAGAAGAATTATTAGGAAAAGATCACAAAATTGTAAATTCTGGATACCATCCAAAAGAGTTTTGGAAAGAAATGTGGAGAGATATTTCTAGAGGCAAAATGTGGCGTGCCGAAGTAAAAAACAAAGCAAAAGATGGCTCATATTACTGGGTAGATACGGTTATCAATCCAATGCTGGGAAGTGATGGAAAAATAGAAAGTTATTTATCTATTCGTTATTTAATCACTGACCGTAAAGAAAAAGAACTTGAAGCCCAACAACAACAAGAAGAATTACAAGCTACAGAAGAAGAGTTACGTCAAAACTTAGAAGAGTTAAATGCTACTCAAGAGCAACTACAAGAAACGTTCTTATTGAATAAAGCTCAATTAGATGCCATTAGCACTAGCTTTGGTTACGTAGAGTTTGATTTGAATAAAAAAATAGTAAAAGTAAATCCAATTCTTGCTAAATGGACAGAGTTTTCAGAAGATGAGCTTATCGGACTTTCACATAAAGGTCTTCTTCCTAAAGATGAAGAAACAGAAAGCTATTTCAAAGAACTGTGGAGTAAGTTAGAGAAAGGAGAAACAGTTAGTGGAGTGTTCAGACGTAAAACAAAATCTGATAAGGATTTATGGATTTTTGGTGCATATTGTCCTGTAACAAATGATAAAGGAGAGGTAATAAGAGTTATCAAAATTGCTTCTAATTATAATGAGCAGAAAAAAGCTGAAATCGAAATTCAATCTCAACAAGAAGAATTACAAGCTACAGAAGAAGAGTTACGTCAAAACTTAGAAGAATTAAATGCTACTCAAGAGCAACTACAAGAAACGTTCTTATTGAATAAAGCTCAATTAGATGCCATTAGCACTAGCTTTGGTTACGTAGAATTTGATTTGAATAAAAAAATAGTAAAAGTAAATCCAATTCTTGCTAAATGGACAGAGTTTTCAGAAGATGAGCTTATCGGACTTTCACATAAAGAACTCTTGCCACAAGATGAAGCAACAGAAAGCTATTTTAAAGATCTTTGGAAACAACTCAAAAATGGAGAGACTGTAAGTGGAGTATTCAGACGCAAAACAAAATCTGATAAGGATTTATGGATTTTTGGTGCATACTGCCCTGTAACAAATGATAAAGGAGAGGTAATAAGAGTTATCAAAATTGCTTCTAATTATAATGAGCAGAAAAAAGCTGAAATCGAAATTCAGTCTCAACAAGAGGAACTCAGAGCTACTGAAGAAGAATTAAGACAAAACTTAGAGGAACTTAGCGCAACACAAGAAGAGTTACAAAATCAAAAAGAAAAAATTGAGGAAGAAGGAGTGTATCGTAAAGCCATCTTAGAAAATGCACCCATGATGCTCATCTCAACAGATACAAAAGGCATTATTACCAGTTTTAATTCTCTTGCAGAAGAACTCTTAGAATATGATGCTGAAAAAGTAGTAGGAAAGGTTTCACCAGCTATTTTTCATGACAAACATGAAGTTGCCGTTTATGCAAAAGAACTTTCAGAAGAGTTAGAGGAAGAAATTCCTTTAGGTTTTGAAGTATTTACAGCAAAGGCTGATAGAGGTTTAACGACAGCAAAAGAATGGACATATATTTCAAAGAATGGCAAAACATTTCCTGTGGAACTTCATTTGAGTGCTATCAAGAATGACAAAACAGGAGAAACTATTGGCTATCTTGGAATGGCGCAAGACATTACAGAGCGAAAAGAAGCCGAAAAAGAACTTGATAAACTCTCTGTGGTGGCTAGAGAAACAAGCAACGCTATTGTCATTACAGATGGAGAAGGTTATACCACTTGGGTTAATGAAGGCTTTACTCGTACAACAGGATATACCTTACCCGAAATTATTGGTAAAAAACCAGGAAGACTTCTACAAGGAAAAGGTACAAATTATGACCACGTAGTAGCCATTCGTGAAGGCTTACAATCCAAAAAACCATTTACGCAAGAAATACTTAATTATGACAAACAAGGTAAGCAGTATTGGCTAGAACTCAATATTACTCCAGTAATTGATGATATAACAGGGAAAGTAACCCAGTTTATTGGTATAGAAACGGATGTAACCAAACGCAAAAAAGATGAAGAAGCTCTCAAACGCTTATCTGTAGTGGCAAGCGAAACAAGCAACGCTGTCGTAATCACAGATGCTGAAGGTTATATCACTTGGGTAAATGAAGGGTTTTTAAGGGTAACCGAATACTCTCTCTCAGAGGTAATTGGTAAAAAACCAGGAAAACTCCTACAAGGAAGAGATACTGATAGAGAACATGTGTTGGCAATACGAGAAGGATTAAAATCTAAAAAACCATTCACACAAGAAATCTTAAACTATACTAAATATGGCAAGGCATATTGGTTAGAACTCAATATTACGCCTGTATTTGATGAAAAAACAGGAGAAGTCATACAGTTTGTAGGAATAGAAAATGATATTACAGATAGAAAAACTGCTGAAAATCTGATTTTAGAAAAAAATAGTGCGCTACAAGCATCAGAAGAAGAACTACGCCAAAACTTAGAAGAACTCCAAACCACACAAGAAGAACTTCAACGCCAAAAAATAGAAGTAGAAAGAACACTTAGAGAACTTAAAAGTACGCAAAGCCAACTTATTCATAGCGAAAAAATGGCTACTTTAGGGCAGCTAGTTGCTAATATTGCACATGAAATAAATACACCTCTAGGAGCTATTCGTTCGTCAGCAGGTGGGATTGAGCAAACACTTACTGAAACACTACCTGTTTTGCCAGAGTTTTTGAGTGCCTTACCAAAAGATGAACTCAAAATTTTTAATAAAGCTGTTAAATTTTCTGCTGAAAGCAATGTAGCACTTTCTTCAAGAGAGCAAAGAGCATTGAAGTATGACCTAATCGAAACACTAGGGTCTCATAAAAACATAGAATACCCAAATCGTTTTGCTGATTTACTGGTTGATAGTGGAATTTATAAGGATAGCCCAATGGTAAAAAACATTCTCAAAACCAAAAATCCTTATAGTTTACTTCAAACTATTCATCATATTTCATCTATCATTAGAAGTAACCAGACCATTCAAATGGCAACCGAAAGAGCTTCTAAGATTATTTTTGCACTCAAAAACTTTTCTCATCAAGACCAAAACGGTGTAAAAACAAAAATGGATGTAAATAAAAGTGTTGAGAATACACTAATACTTTATCACAATCAAATAAAACATGGTATTGATGTCCAAAAAGACTTGAACGACTTACCTGAAATAATGGGTTATCCTGATGAGTTGGTTCAAGTTTGGACAAACCTTATTCATAATGCTATACAAGCAATGAAAAACGAAGGTACACTTACATTAAAGTCAGAGAAAAAAGGAACAAACATTTTGGTAACTATTGGTGATACAGGGACAGGAATACCAAAAGACGCACAAGGTCGTGTCTTTGATGCCTTTTTTACCACAAAAAAAGCAGGAGAAGGAAGTGGACTTGGGCTAGATATTGTCAAAAAAATAGTAGAAAAACACAACGGCAAGATTTGGTTTGAGAGCAAGGAAGGAAAAGGAACTACCTTCTTTGTAGAAATTCCTTTATAAAAAAACATCCTGTCTACTACAAGTTATATCAATATTTTTCATACTAGATAATTTGTAGTAGATTATAACCTTATATTACTTACCTGTTTTACTCTATATTTATGAATCAATTAAAGAAAGAATTTTATCAAATTATTCAATCTGATGAAAAGTATTTTGATTTTATTCAACAAAATGCCTTTGATGGAATTTGGTTTTGGGATTTAGAAAATCCTCAACAAAAGTGGATAAACCCAAAGTTTTGTTACCTTTTAGGGTATAAATATGAAGAACTACAAGGCAATCAGATTCATAAAATTGTCCATAAAGACGACCAAGAAAAAATTCAAGCTATTCTTTCAGGCTATCTAACCTCTTCTGACAAAACCCAAGAAGATGAGGTTCGCTTTGTGCATCAGAATGGAAAGACAGTATGGATAACGATGAATGCTCTTTTAT harbors:
- the rpsT gene encoding 30S ribosomal protein S20 — translated: MANHKSALKRIRSNEAKRLRNRYQLKTTRTFMKRLKATTDAAEAKELLPKVISMVDKLAKNNIIHDRNAANKKSKLMKYVNNLSA
- a CDS encoding SpoIIE family protein phosphatase is translated as MNQIFTTSSQSNKKFRGIKNKLQLYFSIYLLLTALIIGAIFMFYEKRERIEYITDLLTELHIDIQTLSGIEKDFFTYETINTTFFKTGESEYLDSRKQKLYTIQHSLIALKNRKELRNEDIDKKLFKLNQAVGEYEVLFERLVLITQRKGYKDFGKIGQMRKFIHEIENSNLPFGKEKLLMIRRHEKDFMIRKEEEYIDKLSLAVQELRADIRETVKDKKYQNEMLDLLRKYQYAFLDMVDYEKQIGLNVHEGMRYQTQQKAYQIADIIGQINKEGKRQAQEITYRIKYTLGAVIVLCFILGMIVSYLISKKLSFPVQQLSDSIHKVIKNDFSEEFKINPIITSDEIGWLSKDFGLMLDKIQSSLNETQEKTQEIERSQLQIMDSIRYARQIQDAVLPTEVELNEYFLDSFVIYRPQKVVSGDFYWVYRKKRKTFVAVVDCTGHGVPGAFMSMIGQTLLNKIVGQSKIYDPAMILEVLHLEIQHALKQNEGKNDDGMEVAICAIENTDLGKKVTFAGAHRPLYYVQDGEFLKIKGNNRSIGGKQKQENHQFITHTIHLQTNDTLYLTTDGFADQNNSDRVKYGTQKLTQFLEQIKEHPFATQKLELTKEFETFKDKETQRDDMTILGLRV
- the dxs gene encoding 1-deoxy-D-xylulose-5-phosphate synthase is translated as MSIKNLNLTELEKKCQELRRFIIEHVAEHGGHLGATLGVIELTVALHKAFTFLGTEQSDKLIWDVGHQAYAHKILTDRKKNFHTIRKLNGLSGFPSIKESKFDDFGTGHSSTSISAILGMAVAASFSDEEKIKSRWHIAVIGDGAFTAGLPFEALNNLQNNSENGIKPNILIILNDNGMSIDENVGTLKNHFQQLSKQKWKKNTSEKELESDFTIPSVFEFFGGYFHGSVDGHNLETLLDFFEELKQNTKQNLYQNNVHFLHIKTIKGKGIIENSDIALESKYNSWHAPAKFEAKTGELIPAAPQKNKKQFLKFQEIFGKTLIQLVKKNDKIVAITPAMASGSSLLEMQQLFPQRVFDVGIAEQHAVTFSAGLATQKLLPFCIIYSTFLQRSYDQIIHDVCVQELKVIFCIDRAGLVGNDGATHQGVYDIAYLRPIPNLILAAPMNEIEFQNMLFSTQLEKNKTSFAIRYPRGEGFILEKKNDLEYNFEEIKIGKARTIKEATKETQLVILSYGIVGNFAKEAIELVEKEDNYKGKVAHYDMRFCKPLDSETLHQILSFENIKSIITIEDGSKIGGFGSAVLEFLSENGYLKYIDTIETLGVPDQVIPHATQQEQYDFCKINTKSISQAIEKIIW
- a CDS encoding type IX secretion system membrane protein PorP/SprF, encoding MKKYFSSSLCSSFFNLTFFCAIFFISNTILAQQDAQFSQYMFNSLYFNPATAGSDASYTTMGVFHRSQWINYSPTFDDGGAPSSQVGFVSMPLNSINSGVGLHFANDRIGPLSSTEVQISYAYHFNLKNKDRISFGLRGGMYNQRIDFSQYRPNQENDPNIPSTGVENQFQPDLAVGLYYQSVKGYYVGVSTNHLLQSTFDYSTGINITSLQPHVYLMGGSSFDISPSLMLQPSAILKFTSGALSYEGSVLLNYNETYFGGLSARASNALDAGIFILGVNMLENKDLRITYSLDLVTSGRDAKQPTSHEISIGYRLPSPKPKVLPTIRTPRFRF
- a CDS encoding STAS domain-containing protein gives rise to the protein MQFTLNKQEKYTVFKLQEEKLDSSVAPKLKTEFFTLYQSGMVNLIFDMSDIKYVDSSGLSSILVAKRLSEQINGYLALAAVSDHVMKLMTISKLDSVLNIVPTVEESVDAVFMAELERDIKADEKKN
- a CDS encoding PspC domain-containing protein, giving the protein MKLIKSTYDSVLAGVCGGIAEAFGWDSNLIRIAFVLFTFFGVGSPILIYLILAVVMPKEF